In the Rhea pennata isolate bPtePen1 chromosome 25, bPtePen1.pri, whole genome shotgun sequence genome, one interval contains:
- the OLFML3 gene encoding olfactomedin-like protein 3, whose translation MKGLKRPGLAPLLPSSHLDSIRLREAGAFLSAETSRALRPAGSLPTAMGPWRCLLLLALLPAALRAQQQQFMEYMERRLALLEERISQWHDQSSRYSTELRDFKNQVLGMLETAEKEREALRAEVESAAVRVDRLEREVDYLETQNPAPPCVEVDETLMEKQVAMAKQRKNEKYTKLTDCSDTIASVRAMKILKRFGSTSGLWSKDAAGSSEKIYVFDGTANDTVYIFPRMREFTLFSATRKAARIKLPYPWVGTGHLVYDGHLYYIRQQGPFQVIKFNLANKTVVDSSVFPAEEQIPVFGLSSFTYIEVAADEEGLWAIYATKENEKNICLAKLDPASLDIEQMWDTPCPRENAEGAFVVCGALHVVYNTRLPSRSRVQCVFDVSGTLAAEDASLVYFPKRYGSHASMKYNPRERQIYAWDDGYQIIYRMEMKKKLEV comes from the exons ATGAAGGGGTTAAAGCGCCCGGGGCTGGCgcctctcctcccctcttccCATCTGGATTCAATAAGGCTGCGAGAGGCCGGAGCATTCCTGAGCGCTGAGACGAGCCGAGCGCTGCGCCCGGCCGGCTCCCTCCCGACGGCCATGGGGCCCTGGCgctgcctgctgctcctggCGCTCCTGCCCGCGGCCCTCCgcgcccagcagcagcagttcatgGAGTACATGGAGCGGCGCCTCGCGCTCCTGGAG GAGCGGATCTCGCAGTGGCACGACCAGAGCAGCCGCTACTCCACGGAGCTGCGGGATTTCAAGAACCAGGTGCTGGGGATGCTGGAGACGGCGGAGAAGGAGCGGGAGGCACTGCGGGCGGAGGTGGAGAGCGCAGCGGTGCGCGTGGACCGCCTGGAGCGTGAGGTGGACTACCTGGAGACGCAGAACCCCGCGCCGCCCTGCGTGGAGGTGGACGAGACCCTGATGGAGAAGCAGGTGGCCATGGCCAAGCAGCGGAAGAACGAGAAGTACACCAAGCTGACAG ACTGCAGTGACACCATCGCCAGCGTCCGGGCCATGAAGATCCTGAAGCGCTTCGGCAGCACCTCGGGGCTCTGGAGCAAGGACGCTGCGGGGAGCTCGGAGAAGATCTACGTCTTCGACGGCACTGCCAATGACACCGTGTACATCTTCCCCCGCATGCGGGAGTTCACCCTCTTCTCAGCCACCCGCAAGGCCGCCCGCATCAAGCTGCCCTACCCCTGGGTGGGCACTGGGCACCTGGTCTATGATGGGCACCTCTACTACATCCGCCAGCAGGGCCCCTTCCAGGTGATCAAGTTCAACCTGGCCAACAAGACGGTGGTGGACAGCTCAGTGTTCCCGGCTGAGGAGCAGATCCCCGTCTTCGGACTCTCCTCTTTCACCTACATCGAGGTGGCTGCGGATGAGGAGGGGCTCTGGGCCATCTACGCCACCAAGGAGAACGAGAAGAACATTTGCCTGGCCAAGCTGGACCCTGCCTCACTGGACATCGAGCAGATGTGGGACACGCCATGCCCGCGGGAGAACGCCGAGGGCGCCTTCGTGGTGTGTGGGGCGCTGCACGTGGTCTACAACACCCGGCTGCCCAGCCGCTCCCGCGTTCAGTGCGTTTTCGACGTCAGCGGCACCCTGGCCGCCGAGGATGCCTCCCTGGTCTACTTCCCCAAGCGCTACGGCTCCCATGCCAGCATGAAGTACAACCCGCGCGAGAGGCAGATCTACGCCTGGGACGACGGCTACCAGATCATCTACCGCATGGAGATGAAGAAGAAGCTGGAGGTGTGA